The genomic segment CCTGATCGGCCGCGAAAAGGGCTACCACGGCGTGAACTTCGGCGGCATCTCGGTCGGCGGCATAGGGGCCAACCGCAAGCTGTTCGGCCAGACCATCGAGGCCGACCACCTGCCCCATACCCAGCCGCCCGCAGGCTCCTTCCACAAGGGCCAGCCGCCCACGGGCAAGGAACTGGCCGACCGCCTGCTCGACATGATTGCGCTGCACGATGCATCGAACATTGCCGCCGTGATCGTCGAGCCATTTGCCGGCTCCGCCGGGGTGCTGGTCCCGCCCGTGGGCTACCTGCAGCGGCTGCGCGATATCTGCACGCAAAACGGCATCCTGCTGATTTTTGACGAAGTGATCAGCGGCTTTGGCCGCTCCGGCGCCTGGACCGGCGCCGAGGCTTTCGGCGTGACGCCCGACCTGCTGAACTTCGCCAAGCAGATCACCAACGGCGTGCAGCCGCTGGGCGGCGTGGTGGCGAGCAAGGAGATCTACGACAGCTTCATGGCCGCAGGCGGCCCCGACTACATGCTGGAGTTTCCGCATGGCTACACCTACTCGGCCCACCCCGTGTCCTGCGCCGCCGGCATTGCGGCGCTCGACCTGCTGCAAAAGGAAGACATGATCGGCCGCGTGCAGGCGCTGGCCCCGCACTTCGAGCAAGCCGTGCACAGCCTCAAGGGCGCCAAACATGTGCTGGACATCCGCAACTTCAGCCTGGCAGCGGGTCTGACGATCGCGCCGGCGCCGGGCGAGCCGGCCAGGCGGCCCTACGAGATTGCGATGAACTGCTGGAGAAAGGGCTTTTATGTGCGCTACGGCGCCGACACCATCCAACTGGCGCCACCGTTCATCAGCGAAAAGGCCGAGATCGACCGCCTGGTCAACGCCCTCGGCGATGCGCTGACCGAAACGGCATGAGCGCCGCCCGGCCGCCCGAAGGCGCTCATACCGTAGCCGAAGGCGAAGGTATCCCAGT from the Verminephrobacter eiseniae EF01-2 genome contains:
- a CDS encoding aspartate aminotransferase family protein; this encodes MSFVNLEKPAAGAEGPRMDAQWLDAHWMPYTANRQFKAQPRMIVAGSGAYYTDAEGRKIFDGLSGLWCAGLGHGRREIADAIGKQALRLDYAPAFQFGHPLSFELANRIKALTPAGLDYVFFTSSGSEAADTSLKMARAYWRAKGQGHKTRLIGREKGYHGVNFGGISVGGIGANRKLFGQTIEADHLPHTQPPAGSFHKGQPPTGKELADRLLDMIALHDASNIAAVIVEPFAGSAGVLVPPVGYLQRLRDICTQNGILLIFDEVISGFGRSGAWTGAEAFGVTPDLLNFAKQITNGVQPLGGVVASKEIYDSFMAAGGPDYMLEFPHGYTYSAHPVSCAAGIAALDLLQKEDMIGRVQALAPHFEQAVHSLKGAKHVLDIRNFSLAAGLTIAPAPGEPARRPYEIAMNCWRKGFYVRYGADTIQLAPPFISEKAEIDRLVNALGDALTETA